One Carassius auratus strain Wakin chromosome 3, ASM336829v1, whole genome shotgun sequence genomic region harbors:
- the LOC113048603 gene encoding tripartite motif-containing protein 16-like, whose amino-acid sequence MAEASISWTEDQFRCSVCLDLLKDPVTIPCGHTYCMSCISECWDQEDWKGFYSCPQCRQIFKPRPVLYKNVVFAEMVEKLKKTRLQAAFPVVHHAGSGDVQCDSCTGIKQKAVKSCLECLISYCQTHLEQHESLFRDQKHNLMDATGGLQELICPQHDQMLEIYCRTDQQCICKLCLVKGHKNHDTVSTAAARKEKQRHFDETLLKIQKITQQRQIKLRKAVASHKRSVQTTMEDSERIFTELMLSIDKRRSEVMKLIRDQERAVMNRAEKRLKQLEQDINDLRWRDAEMKQLSKTNEHVHFLQSFASVSLPGCTDDFTVSSDLSLDAVVKVQFQLRDKLQQFSRETLENLSGRVKSIQVIGTPEFQTRKEFLRYSCRLTLDLNSVNYFLCLSEGNTVITVADTNQHYPDHPDRFDHWWQVLCRESVTGRCYWELEWSSREPSGVDIGVTYESISRKGNNPESVAGCNDQSWRLYCTPISYSFWHNNTESVLPVVSISSRVGVFVDHSAGTLSFYSISDTMSLIHRVQTTFTQPLYAVFGLDSNSRVKLCR is encoded by the exons ATGGCAGAAGCCAGTATCTCATGGACTGAGGATCAGTTCAGATGTTCAGTGTGTCTGGATCTGCTGAAGGATCCAGTCACGATTCCCTGTGGACACACTTACTGCATGAGCTGCATCTCAGAGTGCTGGGATCAAGAGGATTGGAAGGGAttctacagctgtcctcagtgcagacagatcTTCAAACCAAGACCAGTTTTATATAAGAATGTGGTGTTTGCTGAaatggtggagaaactgaagaagacgAGACTTCAGGCTGCTTTTCCTGTCGTTCATCACGCTGGATCTGGAGATGTTCAGTGTGACTCCTGCACTGGAATTAAACAGAAAGCAGTGAAGTCATGTCTGGAGTGTCTTATCTCTTACTGTCAAACTCATCTTGAACAGCATGAGAGTCTCTTCAGAGATCAAAAACACAATCTGATGGACGCTACTGGAGGACTCCAGGAGCTGATCTGTCCTCAACATGATCAAATGCTGGAAATTTACTGCCGTACTGACCAACAGTGTATCTGTAAACTGTGTTTGGTGAAAGGACACAAAAATCACGACACGGTATCAACTGCAGCGgcaaggaaagagaaacag AGACATTTTGATGAAACGCTGTTAAAAATACAGAAGATAACCCAGCAGAGGCAGATAAAGCTGAGAAAGGCTGTGGCATCTCATAAG CGCTCTGTACAGACAACAatggaggacagtgagaggatcttcaCTGAACTCATGCTCTCCATTGACAAACGTCGCTCTGAGGTGATGAagctgatcagagatcaggaaagaGCTGTAATGAATCGAGCTGAAAAACGACTGAAGCAACTGGAGCAGGACATCAATGATCTGAGGTGGAGAGATGCTGAGATGAAGCAGCTTTCAAAGACTAATGAACATGTTCATTTCCTCCAG AGTTTTGCGTCTGTCTCTCTCCCGGGATGTACAGATGACTTCACTGTCAGTTCTGATCTCTCTTTGGATGCTGTTGTTAAAGTTCAGTTTCAACTCAGAGATAAACTGCAGCAGTTTTCCAGAGAGACTTTAGAAAACCTATCTGGAAGag TGAAATCCATCCAGGTCATTGGCACTCCTGAATTTCAGACCAGAAAGGAGTTTCTTCGAT ATTCCTGTCGGTTGACTCTGGATCTGAACTCAGTGAATTatttcctctgtctgtctgagGGAAACACTGTGATTACTGTCGCTGACACAAATCAACATTATCCTGaccatccagacagatttgatcaTTGGTggcaggtgttgtgtagagagagtgtgactggacgctgttactgggagctgGAGTGGAGCAGCAGAGAGCCCTCAGGAGTGGATATAGGAGTAACATAtgagagcatcagcaggaagggcaATAATCCTGAGAGTGTAGCTGGGTGTAATGACCAGTCCTGGAGACTGTACTGCACTCCTATCTCTTACTCATTCTGGCACAATAACACAGAGTCTGTCCTTCCTGTAGTCAGTATTTCCAGTAGagtaggagtgtttgtggatcacagcgcaggaactctgtccttctacagcatcTCAGACACAATGAGTCTCATCCACcgagtccagaccacattcactcagccgctctatgCTGTGTTTGGACTGGATAGCAACTCAAGGGTGAAACTCTGTCGATAA